A genomic window from Silene latifolia isolate original U9 population chromosome Y, ASM4854445v1, whole genome shotgun sequence includes:
- the LOC141632646 gene encoding protein FAR-RED IMPAIRED RESPONSE 1-like — protein MATYVGPYGGRYRRDNYKIFGDAVSFDPTYSTNKYSMVFTPFTGVDHHKRSVTFCGALVAREDYESFNWVFSRFLQAMGGKEPEYIITDKDPGIIKSVPLVFKTARHRFCMWHIMNKMPSKFGVSRSDYNEFICKLNDIIWDDELEAAEFDGIWEKIIQDHGVGVNDWFADTYAIRGQWRFEHKSRTLVEFWMRFESAMDQQRHTQKQLDNMDKHSSATASTHPALEIHAAKVYTYSAFHKFKQEAIFSIDTCRTGGFTERGELEVTTVKDSTRKKNFEVAYSPALSDDTGTRKASCSYTMFERTEILCRHIIWIFFKASGIKTIPEDYVTNRWMKEYLRLRIFNTNGEGTENMQVIDEKQIAMSIMWSKFMKSVGLLRDKGIGDVDDFSAVIRSFKQSLSPLGEVLNKNQQMEKFLNCTACEVVMILPPKNSKNKGAGKRLLSAKTKAMVLARKPKRKCKNCKRMTNHDKRNRLTPSQRHTPLCEGSSNQKRMKERRRKKSWSRTRIDVGSLTSVALYILSV, from the exons ATGGCGACCTACGTAGGGCCATATGGCGGACGGTACCGCCGAGATAATTACAAAATTTTTGGTGATGCGGTGTCATTCGACCCAACTTACTCCACCAATAAGTATTCTATGGTATTCACACCATTCACAGGTGTTGACCACCATAAACGATCTGTGACGTTCTGTGGGGCTCTAGTTGCAAGGGAAGATTATGAGTCGTTTAATTGGGTTTTCAGCCGGTTTTTACAAGCAATGGGAGGTAAGGAACCCGAGTACATAATTACAGATAAGGACCCAGGTATTATCAAATCTGTCCCTCTTGTTTTCAAGACAGCGCGCCATCGGTTctgtatgtggcatataatgaacaaaatgCCAAGTAAGTTTGGTGTCTCGAGAAGCGATTATAATGAGTTCATTTGTAAACTGAatgacattatatgggacgatgaGCTTGAGGCAGCAGAATTTGATGGTATCTGGGAGAAAATAATTCAAGATCATGGTGTTGGCGTAAATGATTGGTTTGCAGATACATATGCTATAAGGGGACagtgg AGGTTTGAGCACAAGTCAAGAACattggttgagttttggatgcgtttcgAGAGCGCTATGGACCAACAAAGACATACACAGAAGCAGCTTGACAACATGGATAAGCACTCGTCCGCAACGGCGTCAACACATCCGGCATTAGAGATTCATGCTGCAAAGGTGTACACCTATTCAGCTTTCCACAAATTCAAACAAGAAGCCATCTTCTCAATTGATACATGTAGAACAGGAGGTTTCACTGAGAGAGGCGAGTTAGAGGTAACTACTGTCAAAGATTCAACCAGAAAGAAGAATTTTGAAGTTGCGTACAGTCCAG CTTTATCTGATGACACAGGTACACGTAAAGCAAGCTGCAGTTATACGATGTTTGAAAGAACCGAAATCCTATGCCGCCATATAATATGGATTTTTTTCAAAGCAAGTGGGATAAAGACTATACCAGAAGATTATGTTACGAATAGATGGATGAAAGAGTATCTCCGATTAAGGATTTTCAATACTAATGGTGAAGGAACAGAAAACATGCAAGTCATCGATGAAAAACAAATTGCAATGTCAATAATGTGGTCGAAGTTCATGAAGTCAGTAGGGCTCCTTCGAGACAAAGGAATAGGCGATGTTGACGACTTTTCCGCTGTAATTAGATCATTTAAACAGTCCCTGTCACCATTAGGGGAAGTGttgaataaaaatcaacaaatggagAAATTTCTGAATTGTACGGCATGTGAGGTAGTGATGATATTGCCACCAAAGAATTCGAAAAACAAGGGGGCCGGAAAAAGATTGTTGTCAGCcaaaacaaaagcaatggtgTTGGCTAGGAAACCCAAACGTAAGTGTAAGAATTGCAAGAGAATGACAAATCACGACAAGAGAAATCGCCTAACCCCTTCTCAAAGACACACGCCATTGTGCGAAGGGTCGTCGAACCAGAAGAGGatgaaggagaggaggaggaagaagagctGGAGTCGAACAAGAATAGACGTCGGATCACTGACAAGTGTTGCTCTATATATTTTGAGTGTGTAA
- the LOC141632645 gene encoding protein FAR1-RELATED SEQUENCE 5-like yields the protein MKAPSFREKKEIKRLELSVFRKEECGKWKHSTKDICFCPQEMIIGIEINTTNATTFSTPTVASETGENTIHNLGLRYTPGGSEEWNRMVENGFKPALGLMFVKVEEAIEFYNLYAVACGFIPRKYTQTRFRDEEKKKRKRSVEPKKTKITRFGCKAKIRFCAVFNDLKELIGYAINTFYEGHNHRLYSLKEREFQKNVRILNLYMKQTIVNNCKLNIGATKTFRILAEQSNGYANIGSSLTEFKNFKRNIKCYIGEKDTDMILDYLKALSESQDGFYYAYQVDEDNCLAKIFWADAQARMNYSLFGDTITFDPTYGTNKYHMAFTPFTGVDNYKNRDFFFFALVDHENDGSFIWVFKKFLDCMGNKEPQCILTDQDPAIKLGVRSVFKQAKHRYCMWHIMKKLTDKVESQICKETDFVERICGVVWDTDLEPIEFEEKWTQVINDFELNDNTWLTYMYNKRHK from the exons ATGAAAGCAcccagttttagagagaagaaagaaataaaaaggtTGGAATTAAGTGTGTTCAGGAAGGAAGAATGTGGGAAGTGGAAACATAGTACAAAGGATATATGCTTTTGTCCGCAAGAAATGATCATTG GCATTGAAATTAATACTACCAATGCAACAACTTTTTCTACACCTACTGTTGCGTCTGAAACAGGAGAAAATACTATCCATAATCTGGGATTGAGATATACTCCAGGTGGCAGTGAGGAGTGGAATAGGATGGTAGAAAATGGTTTCAAACCTGCTCTGGGGTTAATGTTTGTAAAGGTGGAGGAGGCAATAGAGTTTTACAATTTATATGCTGTGGCTTGTGGTTTCATACCAAGAAAGTACACACAAACAAGATTCCGTGATG aagagaaaaagaagaggaaaaggtCTGTAGagccaaagaaaacaaaaataacaagatttGGTTGCAAGGCAAAAATACGGTTTTGTGCTGTATTCAATGACCTTAAGGAGCTAATAGGGTATGCTATTAATACGTTTTATGAAGGTCATAATCACAGACTCTACTCACTCAAAGAACGGGAATTCCAGAAAAACGTAAGAATACTTAACCTTTACATGAAGCAgacaattgttaacaattgtaAACTCAACATCGGGGCTACCAAGACTTTTAGAATTCTGGCAGAACAATCAAATGGGTATGCAAACATTGGTTCATCTCTCACAGAATTCAAGAACTTCaaaagaaatattaaatgttatatagGTGAGAAGGATACTGACATGATTCTCGATTATTTAAAGGCACTTTCTGAATCGCAAGATGGCTTTTACTATGCTTACCAAGTTGATGAGGATAATTGTTTGGCTAAAATCTTTTGGGCAGATGCACAAGCAAGAATGAATTATTCCTTGTTTGGGGACACCATCACCTTTGATCCTACTTACGGTACTAACAAGTACCACATGGCCTTCACCCCATTCACTGGTGTTGACAACTACAAAAATCGTGACTTTTTCTTCTTTGCACTTGTCGATCATGAGAACGATGGGTCATTCATTTGGGTGTTTAAGAAGTTCCTTGATTGTATGGGCAACAAGGAACCTCAATGCATTCTTACTGATCAAGATCCGGCAATTAAACTCGGGGTGCGTTCTGTATTCAAGCAAGCAAAACATCGttactgcatgtggcatataatgaaaaaaCTTACCGATAAAGTTGAGTCACAGATTTGTAAGGAGACTGACTTTGTTGAGCGGATATGCGGAGTTGTTTGGGATACTGACTTGGAACCCATTGagtttgaagaaaaatggactCAAGTGATTAATGACTTTGAGTTGAATGATAATACTTGGTTGACATACATGTATAACAAAAGGCACAAATAG
- the LOC141632644 gene encoding uncharacterized protein LOC141632644, which yields MVTQRHPKFRFHPLCKRIELSHLCFADDLILFCKGERASIELLLQAFNFFSKASGLKMNKGKSNYYCNGMDDWLVNEIGRAIGMKLGAVPFKYLGVTVSPKRLSILDCTRLVDNVVDRIRGMGAKHLSYAGRLVLIRVVLSTLHNYWARIFILPKTVLKKIDSICREYLWHGHQDSSSPALVAWDRVCRPKRQRGSGLHNLMIWNMAAVAKYVWWIATKADHLWVKWVHAIYIKDRNWKDYEPTSNSSWAWRKICQIKSIFKELLLPGSGVTAYYSTALGYKWLQGQDNVCEWYPWILNTWVVPKHGFISWLMGHNRLLTQDRLMNMKIIQSNLCYLCGLQQENHSHLFFKCEYSRRCCSMVAAWCDEMLPDEECIQWWCHKRYMSLSKKRIVGVILAGLIYHLWMARNKCRVEQAVIHPEQLVKFVQADVCNRVKKFQTKCQTANVKNWLDAFVK from the coding sequence ATGGTAACCCAGAGGCATCCAAAGTTCAGGTTTCACCCCCTTTGCAAAAGAATTGAGCTTTCACACTTATGTTTTGCAGATGATTTGATTCTGTTTTGTAAAGGAGAAAGGGCTTCTATTGAGTTGTTGTTGCAAGCCTTCAATTTTTTTTCCAAGGCTTCTGGATTGAAAATGAATAAGGGGAAATCCAACTACTATTGCAATGGTATGGATGATTGGCTGGTTAATGAGATAGGAAGGGCTATTGGCATGAAATTGGGTGCTGTTCCCTTTAAGTATTTGGGGGTGACTGTATCACCTAAGAGGTTATCTATACTGGATTGTACTAGGTTGGTTGATAATGTTGTGGATAGGATACGAGGTATGGGGGCAAAGCATCTTTCATATGCTGGCAGGTTGGTTCTGATTAGGGTTGTTCTTAGTACCCTTCACAACTACTGGGCTCGTATTTTTATTCTCCCCAAAACTGTGCTGAAAAAGATTGACTCCATTTGTAGAGAGTACCTCTGGCATGGGCATCAAGACAGTTCTAGCCCAGCTTTAGTTGCTTGGGACCGTGTGTGCAGGCCTAAGAGACAACGTGGGAGTGGGTTGCATAATTTGATGATTTGGAATATGGCAGCAGTGGCAAAGTATGTATGGTGGATTGCGACTAAAGCTGATCACTTATGGGTAAAGTGGGTGCACGCAATTTATATCAAAGACAGGAATTGGAAGGATTATGAACCAACCTCTAATTCGAGCTGGGCATGGAGAAAGATTTGTCAAATAAAATCTATATTCAAGGAGTTGTTACTGCCTGGTTCTGGAGTGACTGCATATTACTCTACTGCTTTGGGATACAAATGGTTACAAGGTCAGGATAATGTCTGTGAGTGGTACCCATGGATTCTTAATACGTGGGTGGTTCCTAAACATGGTTTTATCAGTTGGTTGATGGGTCATAACAGACTTCTTACTCAGGATAGATTGATGAACATGAAGATTATTCAGTCGAATTTGTGCTACCTATGTGGTTTGCAGCAGGAAAACCATAGTCATTTATTCTTTAAGTGTGAGTACAGCAGGAGGTGTTGTAGTATGGTTGCTGCATGGTGTGATGAGATGCTACCTGATGAAGAGTGCATTCAATGGTGGTGTCATAAACGCTACATGAGTCTCAGTAAGAAGAGAATAGTTGGGGTTATATTGGCAGGTTTGATATATCATTTGTGGATGGCTAGAAACAAGTGCAGGGTGGAACAGGCTGTGATACATCCAGAACAGCTTGTCAAATTTGTTCAGGCAGATGTTTGTAATAGAGTTAAGAAGTTTCAGACTAAGTGTCAAACGGCTAATGTTAAAAATTGGTTAGATGCTTTTGTTAAGTAA